CCGCCAATTTACAAGCCAGCATGATCAAACAATGGGGTGAAGCGCCTGGCACGGCCTATTTGAGTGAACAAGGATTGGCCTTGGCGGGCTTGGAGTTTGGCAATGTGTTTGTGGCTTTGCAGCCGCCACGTGGTTATGGCATGGACCCCAACGCAATTTACCATATGCCCGATTTGCCGCCGCCGCACAGTTATTATGCACTTTATCGCTGGCTACGCGATGGTTGGCAGGCCGATGCCTTGGTGCATATGGGCAAACACGGCACGCTGGAATGGCTGCCTGGCAAGAGCGTTGGCCTGAGCCGCGAGTGCTTCCCCGATGCCTTGATCGGCGATTTGCCAGTGATTTATCCATTTATTATCAACGATCCAGGTGAGGGCAATCAAGCTAAACGCCGCAGCCATGCCGTGATCATCGACCATATGACTCCGCCGATGACCAGCGCTGGAGCCTATGGTCAGTTGGCCGAATTGGCGCAATTGGTCAATGAATATTATCAAGTTGAGCAACTCGACCCGAATAAATTGCCCCTGTTGCAGCGCCAAATTTGGAACTTGCTGCAAACCAGCAATCTCAGCGATGATTTGCAATTTATTCTCAAGGCCAACCACGGCGACCACACCCACGATTGGGATGGCTCGTTCCTTGAGGATGGCACGCCCACCGCCTTTGCCGAGATGGAAGGCCGCCAAGTCGCCCACTTACTCGAAGATATTGAAGGCTATTTGTGCGAACTGACCGGAGCGCAAATTCGCGATGGCTTGCACATTTTGGGAACCTTGGCAGAGGGCGACCAATTGCCAGAATTGTTGTTTCACCTGACCAAGCTGCCCAATCTTGATGTACCAAGTTTGCCGCTGGTGGTTGGCAAACTGTATGGTTTGGATTGGAATAATTTGCAAGCCACTTTGGGCGAGCGCTTAGCTCAGCCGTTGCAATTGGCCGACCAAACCCTTTACAGCAATGGCGATGTGGCGGCTTGGCTCGAACAGCATTGCAAAATAATTTTACATAACCTTGAGCGGCAAAACTGGCAAATTGCTGCAATTCCTTCGGTTTTAGACGCTAGTTTATTGCCCAGCGCCGCAGCTTGGGATGAAACCGTCGTTGCGCCATTGGAATTTATCTGCAACCAATTAATTCCCAATTTGCATGAAAGTGCGCGGGCCGAGATTGCCAGCCTGCTGCATGGCTTGAATGGCGGCTATATTCCGGCGGGACCAAGCGGAGCGCCAACCCGTGGTATGGCCCATGTACTACCGACAGGCCGCAACTTCTATGCGGTTGATCCGCGTTCATTGCCCAGCGCGGCGGCTTGGCAAGTTGGTCAGCATTTGGCCGATGATTTGATTCGGCGCTATCAACGTGAAGAAGGCAGCTACCCGCGCAGCGTTGGTATCAGCATTTGGGGCACTAGTGCTATGCGCACTTACGGCGATGATATTGCCCAAGTGCTGGCTTTATTGGGCGTGCGGCCAGTGTGGCAAGCCGAAAATCGCCGGATCACGGGCGTTGAAGTGATTCCGTTGGTCGAGCTTGGTCGCCCACGGATTAATGTAGTTTGTCGAATTAGCGGCTTCTTCCGCGATGCTTTTCCACACTTGGTCAGTTTGCTTGACCAAGCAGCCCAAACCGTGATTGCACTTGATGAGCCGCTCGATCAAAATTTCGCTCGCCAACAGGCCTTTGTGGCAACCGAGCAGCTAATTAAAACTGGTTTGGCTCCCGAGATTGCCCAGCAACAAGCGCGTTATCGGGTTTGGGGTTGCAAGCCAGGGAGTTATGGCGCAGGCATTTTGCCCTTGATCGATAGCCAAAATTGGCAGGATGACGCTGATTTTGCTCGGGCCTACATTGCTTGGGGTGGTTATGCCTACACCAGCAACGATTATGGGGTTGAAGCCGCCGATGCGTTTGGCACAGCCTTGAGCGAAGTCCAAGTTGCTACCAAAAATCAAGATAATCGCGAACACGATATTTTTGATAGCGACGATTATATGCAATATCACGGCGGCATGATCGCCACGATTCGCGCCTTGACTGGCCACAACCCACGCCGCTACTTTGGCGATTCGAGCAACCCACAGCGCCCGCAAACCCGTGATCTGCGTGAAGAAGCGCGACGGGTGTTTCGCAGTCGGGTGGTTAATCCCAAATGGATCGAAAGCATGCGCCGCCACGGCTACAAGGGTGCGTTGGAGTTAGCCGCCACCGTCGATTATCTGTTTGGCTACGATGCTACGGCTCAAGTTGTCGATGATTGGATGTATCACTCGATTGCTGAGCACTATTTGCGTGATGAGGAGATGCAGCAATTTTTTGCTGATAGCAACCCATGGGCTTGGCAAGCGATTGCCGAACGCTTGCTCGAAGCGATTGATCGCGATTTATGGCACGACCCTGAACAACACGATATCGATCTGCTCAAAGCCGCCCAAGCGTTGGGTTTGAGCAATTTACAACAGCGAGGCCAGCTATGAACAACAACGATTGGTATCGCTATTTTGCGCCGCGCCAAGTTGCTACATTGAGCGTCGAACGCCAACAAGCCGATTATGCTGCCGCCCAGCTCGATCTCGATTTTGTGCTGGCTCAGATTGGCATTGGCCCAAACGCCAGCATTCTAGAAATTGGCTGCGGGTGGGGTCGGCATAGCGTGGCCTTGGCCGAACGTGGGTTTGCGCACGTTTTGAGCATCGACATTGCGCCCGAATTGCTGCAAGCGGCCCAAGCCTTTGCCCTGCAACGCGGCCAAGCTTGCCAATTCCACCAACAAGATTTTATTGAAATTGATGCGCAACCGTTCGATGCGATCTTCTCGTTGTATGACCGCAGTTGTTGTGGCTACCCCAGCGAGGCTGCTGATGCCCAAAGTTTGCAGCATTTAGCCAATTTGCTGCAACCCAATGGCTGGCTCATTTTTGGCATCAACGATTGGCCGTTTGCCTTGCCTGAAGCCAGTCAACGCTGGGCCGAAACTGAACAAGGCTTGGAGTTGTACGAGGTGATTGCTGATCGCAGCGCCATGACTTGTACCGATCGCTTGACCGTACTTAACTCGGGCCAACGCACCAGCTATGAATTGACGCGCCGCCATTATTACGTGCCCGAATTACAACGCTTGCTCAGCAATGCAGGCTTGCGTTTGATCAGCGCTTGGCATTGCTTAGATCACAATCGACCGTATGGCGATGGCAGTAATGGCCTGTTTATTTTCGCCCAGCGAGCGAGCAATGGCTAAACGAGCGCTGAGTGGTTTATTAGCCTTGGCCTGCGATGCGCTCTTGCCTGAATTGCCCAATCAGCTGCATCCGGTGGTTTGGATGGGCAAATGGATCAAGCGGGGCGAGCAGTTCGCGCCCAATAACGAGGCTGTCCGTTTGGTTTGGGGCGCAGTTTGGCTCGGCGCGGGCATGGGCTTGAGTGCAGGCTTGGTAGCCTGTATCCCCAAATATCCACTGGCTCAAGCCTTGGTTGCCCAAAGCTTATTGGCCTATCGAGCGCTTGATCGGGCGGTGGGTGAAGTGCAAACAGCGCTCGTCGCCAACGATTTGATTGAAGCACGGCGCTTGTTAAGCTGGCATTTGGTCAGTCGCGATACAGCAGAGCTAAGCCCAAGCGACGTTGCCGCCGCCGCAATTGAATCGCTGGCCGAAAATCTTTCGGATAGCGTAATTGCCCCGTTGTTTTGGTATTTGGTGGCTGGTTTGCCAGGTTTGGCCGCCTATCGCATGAGCAATACTTTCGATGCGATGTGGGGCTATCGCAATCAACGGTTTGAATATCTTGGCAAAGTTGCCGCCCGTTGCGATGATGCACTCAATTTGATTCCAGCACGTTTGACTGCTGGCCTGCTTTGGCTGATTGCCCATGGCCAACGTCAACGCACTTGGCAGATAGTTTGGCGTGATCATGGCAAAACAGCCTCGCCCAATGCTGGTTGGCCAATGGCGGCTATGGCTGGGGCTTTAGATACCCAGTTGATCAAAATCGACCATTATCAACTAGGTGATGGTCTGGTTCAGCCTGACCCAGCTTTGATGCAACAAGCCCGCCAGTTAGCCCGCCGCGTGATTTTTCTGGTCGTGGCTGGTTTAGTTGTTGGGAGTATCAAAGAACATAGAACAAAGAGCATAGAACATAGGGAATGGGGAGCAGAAACTAAGAATTAGTGAGTAAAGTTTTAACCGTTAAGATCGCGAAGGACACGAAGAGCCGATTTAACAATTTCATCCTTCATCCCTCATACTTCATCCTTTATAAAAATGGGGTTCAATTCACATGACCAAGCTTCGATTTAGCCGATTTTTGAGCGTTTTTTTGTTATTAAGCAGTTTGATTGCGTGTGGCGCTGCCGAAAATGGCATTACCCAAGCGCCTGCCACAACTGTGCCCGCAACCGCAACAACTGCTAGCGCTGGCGTAGCCCCAACTGCCGAATTGACTCCAACTGCAACGAGTAGCGTCAGCTATCCCTTAACAATTAAAGATAGCCTTGGGCGTGAAGTTACCTTGCTAGCAGCACCTAGCCGGATCGTTTCGTTAGCGCCCTCGAACACCGAAATTCTGTTTGCGGTTGGCGCGGGCGATGCCTTGGTCGGTGTGACCAAATATTGTAATTACCCCGAAACTGCCAAAAGTATCGATCAAATTGGCGGCTTCTCGGCCAAATCGATCAGCCTCGAAACCATTGTTGCGCTCAAGCCCGATGTTGTATTTTCGGGCGATGAGAGCCAACAAACTGTGATCGATGCCTTAGCTCAAGCCAATATTCCAGTCATTGCGATCAAAGCTGAAACCTTCGAGGCCGTCTATCAAAATATTAATTTGATTGGTCAAGCGACTAATCATCCAACAGAAGCGGCCCAAGTTGTGGCTGATATGCAAGCTCGGATCGGCGCAGTAACCGCTAAAACTAGCACTCTGGCTGCTGCCGATAAATTAAGCGTCTTCTATGAGGTTTATGATGAGCCATTGATGACTGCTGGCCCGCAAACCTTTATCGGCCAAATGCTTGAACTGGCTGGAGCGACCAATATTTTTGCTGATGTTAGCGAAGAGTATCCCGAAATCAGTGCCGAAGAGGTCGTCAATCGGCAACCAGCGGTGATCATCGGGCCTGAATCACATGGTGATAAACTGACGATTGATCTGATCGCCCAACGCCCAGGCTGGGGCGCAATCAAGGCAGTCAAGGATGGCAAGATCGTCGTTTTGAATGGTGATATGCTTTCGCGGCCAGGCCCACGTTTGGCCGATGCCTTAGAAGCACTCAGCCAAGCCTTATATCCCGAATTGTTTAAATAAGCCTGATTAAGCTTAATCAGCGTTTGCCAAGCAGCGTCAGCAATGGCGCTGCTTGCTCCAGTTTTGAAGGGTTGGTTTTGGCACGATTAATATCCAAGCCCTATTGGCGCGATTTGCTGGCATTTGGTGGGCTACTTGGGTTGTTGTTCTTAACGATGGTGCTAAGCCTTGGCATCGGCGCGGTGCAATTTAGCCCCAGCGAAGTGCTACAAGCGATCATTCAGCCTCAGCATCCTAGCACCAATGCCACTGCTGTCACGATCGTTTGGGATTTGCGGCTGGCTCGCATGCTCTTGGCGGCCTTGATTGGCGCTGGTTTAGCAAGTGCCGGAGCGGCATTTCAGGGCTTATTTCAAAATCCCTTGGCTGATCCATTTGCTATCGGTGCATCGGGTGGGGCGGCCTTGGGCGCAACTTTAGCGATTGTGCTGCGAATTCAGTGGCAATGGCTGGGGTTTAGTGCGGTTGCCCTGTGTGCCTTTATTGGTGCTTTATTGGCGGTTGGGGTGGTGTATACGATTGCCGAAGTTGGTGGACAAGCACCACACACGGCCTTGCTCTTGGCGGGAGCAGCGCTCAGCACCATGCTTTCGGCCACCGTTTCGTTATTGTTATTGATGAACGAGCAACCGTTGTATGAGGTGTTTGCCTGGTTGCTAGGCGGTTTATCAGGCCGTAGCTGGGATAATTTGTGCAGCAGCTTGCCGTTTGTGGTACTAGGTATTGCGTGGCTTTGGCTGCTAGCACGGCGAATCGATGCCCTCAGTTGTGGCGATGAAGTGGCCCAAAGTTTGGGCTTATCGCTGTGGCGTACTCGTAGCGCCGTGATTGCCGCCGCCAGCATCACGACTGCCGCAACCGTCGCCAATGGCGGCATTATTGGCTTTGTTGGTTTGATTGCGCCGCACATTGCCCGCTTGCTGTTTGGAGCCAACCATGCCCGTTTGATTCCTGCCAGCGGTTTAGTTGGGGCGATGTTGTTGGTGCTGGCTGATACAACGGCCCGCACAATCGCCGCACCCTTGGAATTACCGGTTGGCATTTTGACTGCCATGCTCGGCGGCCCATTCTTTTTGTATCTGCTCAAGCGGTCGCGAGGAGTCATGATGTAGGGATGAAGTCAAAAGTCAAAAGTCAGGAGCCCATAGCATGATCATAACAAATTTATTGCCAAAAAATAATCATTCGTGGAATTCGTGGCGAAAAACAGCCTTCGTGATCTTCGCGATCTTCGCGGTTTCGGCTCCTTCGTGAATAATTCCTAGAAAGCCTTAATCCATGTCAAACCCAATTCTCACAATCGAGCAGCTTGGCTGTCGTTATGGCTCGCGCACAGTATTCGAGCAACTTGATTTACATGCTGCCAAAGGCGAAGTTTTGGCACTGCTTGGGCCGAATGGCGCTGGCAAAAGCACATTATTGCGTTGTTTGGCACGCTTGCAACGCCCGCAACAAGGCCAAATCTGGCTTGATGGACAGCCGTTGTGGCAAATAAAACCACGTTTGGTTGCTCAGCAAATTGCCTTTGCTCCGCAGCAATCTGGCTTAAACCCCGAATTAAGCGTTGAGCAAATGCTGTTGCTGGGCCGTACGCCGCATCGAGGTTGGCTGCTACCAATGACAAAAGCTGATCGAACGATTGTTGAGCAAATGCTTGAGCGCTTTAATTTAATCAAGTATCGGCGGCAAAGTCTGGCTGAGCTTTCGGGTGGCGAACAACGGCGGGTGATTATTGCCCGAGCCTTGGCGCAGCAGCCCAAAATTTTATTGCTTGATGAACCAACTGCCCATCTTGATTTGAAATATCAACTGGAAATTATGCAATTGGTCAGCGATTTAGCGCATAACGATGGGGTTTGTGTGATTTTGACTCTGCATGATCTAAATCAAGCCAGCTTGTGTGCCGACCGGATCGCCTTGCT
This sequence is a window from Herpetosiphon gulosus. Protein-coding genes within it:
- a CDS encoding class I SAM-dependent methyltransferase, producing MNNNDWYRYFAPRQVATLSVERQQADYAAAQLDLDFVLAQIGIGPNASILEIGCGWGRHSVALAERGFAHVLSIDIAPELLQAAQAFALQRGQACQFHQQDFIEIDAQPFDAIFSLYDRSCCGYPSEAADAQSLQHLANLLQPNGWLIFGINDWPFALPEASQRWAETEQGLELYEVIADRSAMTCTDRLTVLNSGQRTSYELTRRHYYVPELQRLLSNAGLRLISAWHCLDHNRPYGDGSNGLFIFAQRASNG
- a CDS encoding cobalamin-binding protein encodes the protein MTKLRFSRFLSVFLLLSSLIACGAAENGITQAPATTVPATATTASAGVAPTAELTPTATSSVSYPLTIKDSLGREVTLLAAPSRIVSLAPSNTEILFAVGAGDALVGVTKYCNYPETAKSIDQIGGFSAKSISLETIVALKPDVVFSGDESQQTVIDALAQANIPVIAIKAETFEAVYQNINLIGQATNHPTEAAQVVADMQARIGAVTAKTSTLAAADKLSVFYEVYDEPLMTAGPQTFIGQMLELAGATNIFADVSEEYPEISAEEVVNRQPAVIIGPESHGDKLTIDLIAQRPGWGAIKAVKDGKIVVLNGDMLSRPGPRLADALEALSQALYPELFK
- the cbiB gene encoding adenosylcobinamide-phosphate synthase CbiB, with the protein product MAKRALSGLLALACDALLPELPNQLHPVVWMGKWIKRGEQFAPNNEAVRLVWGAVWLGAGMGLSAGLVACIPKYPLAQALVAQSLLAYRALDRAVGEVQTALVANDLIEARRLLSWHLVSRDTAELSPSDVAAAAIESLAENLSDSVIAPLFWYLVAGLPGLAAYRMSNTFDAMWGYRNQRFEYLGKVAARCDDALNLIPARLTAGLLWLIAHGQRQRTWQIVWRDHGKTASPNAGWPMAAMAGALDTQLIKIDHYQLGDGLVQPDPALMQQARQLARRVIFLVVAGLVVGSIKEHRTKSIEHREWGAETKN
- a CDS encoding cobaltochelatase subunit CobN, which gives rise to MTERLQRNMVERIDGRMVNAGFKRGMLFICAHGCCCGITERGFAPVWPEIHQHEWESRKLRNIVHLNMGGCLGPCPLANVAMLMFDGQPIWFHSLNQPELVVALYDYIEAMIQADQVLPAPPNLKAHVFNGFKWDGQATAAISQVPAPISQPSLGNGIVFLTQADTDILLIEQARRQLPSDFANLQTANVGDAEDQTALDGLLDRLLPQAEIVVMRLITGSRGFEHGIERLQQWSQQTNGFVLYLPGFEALDPELMALSNVGVPLAHLISTYFMQGGLENVVNALACLSDHLLLTGWGYDAPQELPRHGIYTPAANRCEGCAGSQCQTNQQPAKPTVGVLFYRAHMLSGNTDFVDAICWAIEAQGMQARAVYTHSLKEGGTHNLPAALECLQAEGPIDALICSLSFALGNVNTEGPTLAGWEIDLLQQMNVPIIQAIASGRSREQWQRAGRGLSSLDTAINVAIPEFDGRIITVPISFKEQDPNSGGVRYVPDLERVERVVGITRRLVNLRHKPNAEKRIAFVFTNSSAKASRVGNAVGLDAPASLLSLLHAMQAEGYQVGNLPASSDQLLLDLIDRCSYDQTWLTEQQLAQAVHVPVAQYQQWFSELPANLQASMIKQWGEAPGTAYLSEQGLALAGLEFGNVFVALQPPRGYGMDPNAIYHMPDLPPPHSYYALYRWLRDGWQADALVHMGKHGTLEWLPGKSVGLSRECFPDALIGDLPVIYPFIINDPGEGNQAKRRSHAVIIDHMTPPMTSAGAYGQLAELAQLVNEYYQVEQLDPNKLPLLQRQIWNLLQTSNLSDDLQFILKANHGDHTHDWDGSFLEDGTPTAFAEMEGRQVAHLLEDIEGYLCELTGAQIRDGLHILGTLAEGDQLPELLFHLTKLPNLDVPSLPLVVGKLYGLDWNNLQATLGERLAQPLQLADQTLYSNGDVAAWLEQHCKIILHNLERQNWQIAAIPSVLDASLLPSAAAWDETVVAPLEFICNQLIPNLHESARAEIASLLHGLNGGYIPAGPSGAPTRGMAHVLPTGRNFYAVDPRSLPSAAAWQVGQHLADDLIRRYQREEGSYPRSVGISIWGTSAMRTYGDDIAQVLALLGVRPVWQAENRRITGVEVIPLVELGRPRINVVCRISGFFRDAFPHLVSLLDQAAQTVIALDEPLDQNFARQQAFVATEQLIKTGLAPEIAQQQARYRVWGCKPGSYGAGILPLIDSQNWQDDADFARAYIAWGGYAYTSNDYGVEAADAFGTALSEVQVATKNQDNREHDIFDSDDYMQYHGGMIATIRALTGHNPRRYFGDSSNPQRPQTRDLREEARRVFRSRVVNPKWIESMRRHGYKGALELAATVDYLFGYDATAQVVDDWMYHSIAEHYLRDEEMQQFFADSNPWAWQAIAERLLEAIDRDLWHDPEQHDIDLLKAAQALGLSNLQQRGQL
- a CDS encoding iron ABC transporter permease — translated: MARLISKPYWRDLLAFGGLLGLLFLTMVLSLGIGAVQFSPSEVLQAIIQPQHPSTNATAVTIVWDLRLARMLLAALIGAGLASAGAAFQGLFQNPLADPFAIGASGGAALGATLAIVLRIQWQWLGFSAVALCAFIGALLAVGVVYTIAEVGGQAPHTALLLAGAALSTMLSATVSLLLLMNEQPLYEVFAWLLGGLSGRSWDNLCSSLPFVVLGIAWLWLLARRIDALSCGDEVAQSLGLSLWRTRSAVIAAASITTAATVANGGIIGFVGLIAPHIARLLFGANHARLIPASGLVGAMLLVLADTTARTIAAPLELPVGILTAMLGGPFFLYLLKRSRGVMM
- a CDS encoding ABC transporter ATP-binding protein, with protein sequence MSNPILTIEQLGCRYGSRTVFEQLDLHAAKGEVLALLGPNGAGKSTLLRCLARLQRPQQGQIWLDGQPLWQIKPRLVAQQIAFAPQQSGLNPELSVEQMLLLGRTPHRGWLLPMTKADRTIVEQMLERFNLIKYRRQSLAELSGGEQRRVIIARALAQQPKILLLDEPTAHLDLKYQLEIMQLVSDLAHNDGVCVILTLHDLNQASLCADRIALLAHGRLQAVGAPSAVLRSELIEAAYEVPIQLIEHPNHNLPLVMLQPQRKEPAWPN